A genomic window from Spiroplasma endosymbiont of Labia minor includes:
- a CDS encoding lipoprotein translates to MKKLLAFFGALSIIATASPIYAVSCAKNTQISFNSSVNDLKNISTNQISFGVTTAENPVDPDNPIDSVRKELSRLMQIAGAVTFKNSHDYLTWYSKNITEDRIKIFKKPNVNQEILDVNEIGIGVDTRNSIFTISKDENTTEFYIKFNFAELENTYYKISLTTKALIQIDNDNYISGLNNSFLNPSQNKKIDIQTALVKKFYSTIFDDNGSLKVKPNSSSWKIVRYWFFLQIQDFIKNDYFWMSFVNFDDNSLARYTLIDMFEMNFESFFSEVQEEYTNFLAEIIKGAHNNTIINNNHNFKLAKTSATDDFFSVIFNYI, encoded by the coding sequence ATGAAAAAACTATTAGCTTTTTTTGGTGCTTTAAGTATAATTGCAACTGCCAGTCCAATATATGCAGTTTCTTGTGCTAAAAATACTCAAATTTCTTTTAATAGCAGTGTAAACGATCTCAAAAATATAAGTACAAATCAAATATCTTTTGGTGTAACTACTGCTGAGAATCCAGTTGACCCAGATAATCCGATAGATTCAGTACGAAAAGAATTATCAAGATTAATGCAAATTGCAGGTGCAGTTACTTTTAAAAATTCTCATGATTATTTAACATGATACAGCAAAAATATTACAGAAGACAGAATAAAAATTTTTAAAAAACCTAATGTAAATCAAGAAATATTAGATGTAAATGAAATAGGTATAGGTGTAGATACAAGAAATAGTATATTTACGATTTCAAAAGATGAAAATACTACTGAATTTTATATAAAATTCAATTTTGCTGAATTAGAAAATACATATTATAAAATAAGTCTAACCACTAAAGCTTTAATTCAAATAGATAATGATAATTATATTTCTGGCTTGAATAATAGTTTTTTAAACCCAAGTCAAAATAAAAAAATTGATATACAGACAGCATTAGTAAAAAAATTTTATTCAACTATATTTGATGATAATGGAAGTTTAAAAGTAAAACCAAATAGTTCTAGTTGAAAAATAGTTAGATATTGATTCTTTTTACAAATACAAGATTTTATTAAAAATGACTATTTCTGAATGTCTTTTGTGAATTTTGATGATAACAGTTTAGCAAGATATACTTTAATAGATATGTTTGAAATGAATTTTGAATCATTCTTTTCTGAAGTTCAAGAAGAATACACAAATTTTTTAGCGGAAATAATTAAAGGTGCACATAACAATACCATAATTAATAATAATCATAATTTTAAATTAGCCAAAACTTCTGCAACTGATGATTTCTTTTCGGTTATATTTAATTACATCTAA
- a CDS encoding DNA polymerase IV, whose product MDSFFASCEMSIDPRLINKPFAVAIDSRRSIITAANYVAREFGVKSAMPIYKAKKICPDIILKEPNFKLYTNMSEAIFNLIAKDFTNKIEVASIDECYIDVTDIYKKYESVMELAKIIKDKIFKKFNMTCSIGISDNKLLAKMAVSKNKPNGITLWRQEHISTFFWPLKIRELFGVGIATEIVLRDEFNVNVIGDLAKIDQKALNNHFGNIIGNKLKMSALGLGETELNLKHNELNGISNELTLEQPTDNEFELIDMLKELAYRVHERASLRLLEGKTVSLILRNYNKNNGIFDKREHLKHKSFQITLKQPTNDFEIIFCAIHELFLSNWKGETISLIGIRLDNVKPALIKRIQLSLNDINSPFHNSANSAIIDFLNINFGAEVIISGKKIERYFDRNPTQQKYLFLDRSHLSNKDIKNIWKEKTDNDKQ is encoded by the coding sequence ATGGATTCTTTTTTTGCATCATGCGAAATGAGTATTGACCCTAGACTAATAAATAAACCTTTTGCAGTTGCTATAGATTCAAGAAGATCAATTATTACTGCTGCAAATTATGTTGCAAGAGAATTTGGGGTTAAATCAGCTATGCCAATTTATAAAGCTAAGAAAATTTGCCCAGATATAATTTTAAAAGAACCTAATTTTAAACTCTACACTAATATGAGTGAAGCTATTTTTAATTTAATAGCAAAAGATTTTACAAATAAAATAGAAGTAGCATCAATTGATGAATGTTATATAGATGTAACAGATATTTACAAAAAATATGAATCTGTAATGGAACTTGCAAAAATTATTAAAGATAAAATATTCAAAAAATTTAATATGACATGTTCGATAGGCATATCAGATAACAAATTATTAGCTAAAATGGCAGTTTCAAAAAATAAACCTAATGGTATAACGCTTTGAAGACAAGAACATATATCTACTTTTTTCTGACCATTAAAAATCAGAGAATTATTTGGTGTAGGTATTGCAACAGAAATTGTTTTAAGAGATGAATTTAATGTAAATGTTATTGGTGATCTTGCAAAAATCGATCAAAAAGCACTCAATAATCATTTTGGTAATATCATTGGCAATAAGTTAAAAATGTCAGCACTCGGACTTGGAGAAACTGAATTAAATTTAAAACATAATGAATTAAATGGTATCAGTAATGAATTAACATTAGAACAACCAACTGATAATGAATTTGAATTAATCGATATGTTAAAAGAATTAGCATACAGAGTGCATGAAAGAGCAAGTTTGAGATTATTAGAAGGTAAAACTGTTTCATTAATACTTAGAAATTATAATAAGAATAATGGAATTTTTGATAAAAGAGAACATTTGAAACATAAATCATTTCAAATTACATTAAAGCAACCCACAAATGATTTTGAAATTATTTTTTGTGCTATACATGAGTTATTTTTATCAAATTGAAAAGGGGAGACAATATCATTAATTGGAATTAGATTAGATAATGTAAAACCAGCTTTAATTAAAAGAATTCAATTGTCTTTAAACGATATTAACTCCCCTTTTCATAATTCGGCTAATTCGGCCATTATAGATTTTTTAAATATAAATTTTGGTGCTGAAGTTATTATTTCTGGTAAAAAAATTGAACGTTATTTTGACAGAAATCCAACTCAACAAAAATATTTATTTTTGGATCGTTCTCATTTATCAAATAAAGATATAAAAAATATTTGAAAAGAAAAAACAGATAATGATAAACAATAA
- a CDS encoding deoxyribonuclease IV, producing MKKIAGYLSKNMRRVVDNMRRVVDSNLSLGCFLEMNSRNDYLKGTINNAINYDCDTFMFFTGSPTRFARKNTNEINIPYFRQMIKTHNFDLDKIVVHGPYIINLANALNEQTRISSLETVRQEIKRLDDIGVKLLVLHPGGTGGGNRLNSLNALVKSLNEIILENQNVIICLETMSGKGNEVCINFDEIAYVIDQIIFKDKIGVCFDTCHLNDAGYDIKNDFDSVLTEFDSKIGLDKLKCIHLNDSKNSKGSHKDRHQNIGYGTIGFESLSKIVHNERLYGIPKILETPYIDNKIISIYKQEIEMLRNKKFNDEFANFIKD from the coding sequence ATGAAGAAAATAGCAGGATATTTATCAAAGAATATGAGAAGGGTAGTTGATAATATGAGAAGGGTAGTTGATAGTAACCTTAGTTTAGGATGTTTTCTAGAAATGAATTCACGTAATGATTATTTAAAGGGCACAATTAATAATGCAATAAATTATGATTGTGATACGTTTATGTTTTTTACAGGATCACCTACAAGATTTGCAAGAAAGAATACTAATGAAATAAATATTCCTTATTTTAGACAGATGATTAAAACTCATAATTTTGATTTAGATAAAATAGTTGTTCATGGCCCTTATATAATTAATTTGGCGAATGCTTTAAATGAACAAACAAGAATTAGTTCTTTAGAAACAGTGAGACAAGAAATTAAAAGGCTAGATGATATAGGTGTCAAATTATTAGTTTTACATCCTGGTGGTACAGGTGGCGGTAATCGACTAAATTCTTTAAATGCGCTAGTAAAATCGTTAAATGAGATTATTCTTGAAAATCAAAATGTAATAATTTGTTTAGAAACTATGTCAGGTAAAGGAAATGAAGTTTGTATCAATTTTGATGAAATTGCCTATGTTATTGATCAAATAATATTTAAAGATAAAATAGGTGTTTGTTTTGATACTTGTCATTTAAATGATGCGGGATATGACATTAAAAATGACTTTGATAGTGTTTTAACAGAATTTGATTCTAAAATTGGTTTAGATAAATTAAAATGCATCCATTTAAACGATTCAAAAAATAGCAAGGGTTCACATAAAGACAGACATCAAAATATTGGTTATGGTACAATCGGATTTGAGTCTTTGTCGAAAATAGTACATAATGAACGTTTATATGGAATTCCAAAAATTTTGGAAACCCCATATATTGATAATAAAATAATTTCAATATATAAACAGGAAATAGAAATGTTGCGAAATAAAAAATTTAATGATGAATTTGCAAATTTTATCAAAGATTAA
- a CDS encoding transcription antitermination factor NusB: MDYKEKIDNNAENSPRLHRLQRIKYLYRFFLLKIDKNVAKQEVIDNFQIIFKNEIEINSMLNLIDNIDELVEKIIKQLKGDWSWERINPIKKAILINGAYEILMLEIPRAITTNEAMEIARIYIPGEDIKFINGCLDNL; this comes from the coding sequence ATGGATTATAAAGAAAAAATAGATAATAATGCAGAAAATAGTCCAAGATTGCATCGCTTGCAAAGAATTAAATATTTGTATAGATTCTTTTTACTTAAAATAGACAAAAACGTCGCAAAACAAGAAGTCATTGATAATTTTCAAATAATTTTTAAAAACGAAATAGAAATAAATAGTATGTTAAATTTAATAGATAATATTGATGAACTAGTTGAGAAAATTATTAAGCAATTAAAAGGCGATTGATCATGAGAAAGAATTAATCCAATAAAAAAAGCAATTTTGATTAATGGTGCGTATGAAATTTTAATGTTAGAAATTCCAAGAGCTATTACAACAAATGAAGCAATGGAAATTGCTAGAATTTATATTCCAGGAGAAGATATAAAATTTATTAATGGTTGTTTAGATAATTTATAA
- a CDS encoding dual specificity protein phosphatase — MGIFSFLSEKPATRIIKNLYLGDKNNVPADADYIMVCSKELLKQYKKRNNMNLSTNEEFIIAKHGKIAFARLQDWPKLKNINLETTIRILNWIDEKLAQNAKVYVHCMLGVNRSASHVFMYCVIKGYINQKKYKLAMKEFKEIYPGINPLFGWSKLLKIYFPYTQFLTNEIKANK; from the coding sequence ATGGGAATATTTAGTTTTTTATCTGAAAAACCTGCAACAAGAATTATCAAAAATTTATATCTTGGTGATAAAAATAATGTTCCAGCAGATGCTGATTATATTATGGTTTGTTCAAAAGAACTTTTAAAACAATATAAAAAAAGAAACAATATGAATTTATCTACAAATGAAGAATTTATTATTGCAAAACATGGCAAAATAGCTTTTGCAAGACTTCAAGATTGACCAAAATTAAAAAATATTAATTTAGAAACGACAATTAGAATTTTAAATTGAATAGATGAAAAATTAGCTCAAAATGCAAAAGTATATGTTCATTGTATGTTGGGAGTAAATAGATCTGCCTCTCACGTTTTTATGTATTGTGTAATAAAAGGTTATATTAATCAAAAAAAATATAAACTCGCTATGAAAGAATTTAAAGAAATTTATCCAGGAATAAATCCTTTATTCGGATGATCCAAATTGCTTAAAATTTATTTTCCATATACTCAATTTTTGACAAATGAAATTAAAGCGAATAAATAA
- the xseA gene encoding exodeoxyribonuclease VII large subunit, protein MQNKYVLSVSELNNNLKRIIEDNDSFINITVQGEIDNLVFNRSGHVYFTLKDINSSINCAMWKSNSHQLININAKSGMKITATGKIGFYLPTGKITFDVAKIQLDGIGELEIIFNKRKEELMVKGWFDKSIKKEIPKFPNNIGIITSQTGAAIHDIQTTIQRRYPIANIFIFPTVVQGEQAQFDIAKKIKQANMFPTKMDILIVGRGGGSYEDLWSFNELIVLEAIRNSNIPIISAIGHEPDVTLTDFVADKRAATPTAAGELSTPNIKELKTNLLEYKKQLIKELKNKVDNYKNKVDTLSKTLKFLIDKKILINEQKNNKLKSDFIKIELKKENDMNLFLEKNKNLMKGIILNKINDIDRKINNNEIFIKANINNKIVFFTNYLEKLEIKLSMSDPTLPLQKGYALIKNREEHIIRSIKNLNTKNIKIKFNDGEINATIDKE, encoded by the coding sequence ATGCAAAATAAATATGTGCTGTCTGTTAGTGAATTAAATAATAATTTAAAAAGAATAATTGAAGATAATGATAGTTTTATTAATATAACAGTTCAAGGAGAAATAGACAATTTAGTTTTTAATAGATCTGGTCATGTTTATTTTACATTGAAAGATATTAACAGTTCTATAAATTGTGCAATGTGAAAATCTAACTCTCATCAATTAATAAATATAAATGCCAAATCAGGAATGAAAATAACAGCGACAGGTAAAATTGGTTTTTATCTTCCAACAGGTAAAATTACTTTTGATGTAGCCAAAATTCAATTAGATGGAATTGGTGAACTTGAAATAATTTTCAATAAAAGAAAAGAAGAATTAATGGTAAAAGGCTGATTTGATAAATCTATAAAAAAAGAAATTCCAAAATTTCCAAATAATATTGGTATTATCACATCACAAACAGGTGCAGCGATCCATGACATTCAAACCACAATTCAAAGAAGATATCCAATAGCAAATATTTTTATTTTTCCAACAGTAGTTCAGGGAGAACAAGCGCAATTTGATATTGCAAAAAAAATTAAACAGGCAAATATGTTTCCCACAAAAATGGATATTTTAATTGTTGGAAGAGGCGGGGGAAGTTATGAAGATTTATGATCATTTAATGAGCTTATCGTTCTTGAAGCAATAAGAAATTCAAATATTCCTATTATTTCAGCAATTGGACACGAACCAGATGTAACACTTACTGATTTTGTAGCAGATAAAAGAGCTGCAACACCCACTGCAGCAGGTGAATTATCAACACCAAATATTAAAGAATTAAAAACAAATTTATTGGAATATAAAAAACAATTAATAAAAGAATTAAAAAATAAAGTAGATAATTACAAAAATAAAGTAGATACATTATCAAAGACATTAAAATTTTTGATTGATAAAAAAATACTGATTAATGAACAAAAAAATAATAAGTTAAAATCTGATTTTATAAAAATTGAATTAAAAAAAGAAAATGATATGAATTTATTTCTAGAAAAAAATAAAAATTTAATGAAAGGAATTATTTTAAATAAAATTAATGATATCGATAGGAAAATTAATAATAATGAAATTTTTATAAAAGCTAATATAAATAATAAAATTGTTTTTTTTACAAATTATTTAGAGAAATTAGAAATAAAATTATCAATGAGTGATCCTACTTTACCGTTGCAAAAAGGATATGCGTTAATAAAAAATCGGGAAGAGCATATTATTAGATCAATAAAAAATTTAAATACTAAAAATATAAAAATAAAATTTAATGATGGCGAAATAAACGCAACTATAGATAAGGAATAA
- a CDS encoding riboflavin kinase: MIIKYNPLLKKNIPNKKSILLLTTKEQLLINLDYFIDFALAKKEKLNLETIYILINLEDMNNSNIISSVLNKKIEDYPIDILVISINESILLDIYTYLLKLINDFNIKAISITDDFTLFDNIYNKDIFSYIQLIANDLNLDNKPFILESKLPVKINAMVKENDFKNIWKNYHFDYSFSEIVTHGKQLGRKIGFPTANIYFNLPLVINEGVFVCKVKVNHRYYFGMGCYMGLNSEINKYVYEVNIFDFDQDIYNNLIIVYPIKFLRKNVKIKSISELTKLLKDDEENSRIFIKEYEKGSW; encoded by the coding sequence ATGATAATAAAATATAACCCTTTATTAAAAAAGAATATACCAAATAAAAAAAGTATTTTGTTGTTGACTACAAAAGAACAATTACTAATTAATTTAGACTATTTTATAGATTTTGCACTTGCAAAAAAAGAAAAATTAAATTTGGAAACTATCTATATTTTAATAAACTTAGAAGATATGAATAATTCAAATATCATTTCTTCAGTTTTAAATAAAAAAATAGAAGATTATCCTATTGATATATTAGTAATATCTATAAATGAATCAATTTTACTAGATATTTATACCTATTTATTAAAACTTATTAATGATTTTAATATTAAAGCAATATCTATTACAGATGATTTTACGTTATTTGATAATATTTATAATAAAGATATATTTTCATACATTCAGTTAATTGCAAATGACCTTAATTTAGACAATAAGCCATTTATTTTAGAATCAAAATTGCCTGTTAAAATTAATGCAATGGTTAAAGAAAATGATTTCAAAAACATTTGAAAAAATTATCATTTTGATTATTCATTTTCTGAGATAGTAACACATGGAAAACAATTGGGAAGAAAAATAGGTTTTCCAACTGCAAATATCTATTTTAATTTGCCATTAGTTATTAATGAAGGAGTTTTTGTTTGTAAAGTTAAAGTAAATCATAGATATTATTTTGGAATGGGATGTTATATGGGCTTAAATTCAGAAATAAATAAATATGTGTATGAAGTGAATATTTTTGATTTTGATCAAGACATATATAACAATTTAATTATAGTGTACCCAATAAAATTCTTAAGAAAAAATGTAAAAATAAAGTCTATTAGCGAATTAACTAAATTATTAAAAGACGATGAAGAAAATAGCAGGATATTTATCAAAGAATATGAGAAGGGTAGTTGATAA
- a CDS encoding TlyA family RNA methyltransferase, protein MNNKKRLDDILVEKKLTPNKSKARSLIIDKKVLVNNEKIIKPGTLFNETKITIKIINNERKFVSRAGKKLFKAVNIWNIDLKNKVCLDIGSSTGGFTQVCLESGAKKVYALDVGTNQLEWSLRTNPKVISMENTNFRYTKKEDFKDTIDFFCCDVSFISLEKIFPSLNNIIDDNISGVLLIKPQFELTAADVIKGKITSSELHIKAINQIFKYANNNNFSVMKLSFSPILGNKKQNIEYIMLVTKTKNNTNSIMNDEIIAIVNNAWKYFSEDDSDVE, encoded by the coding sequence ATGAATAACAAAAAAAGATTAGATGATATATTGGTTGAAAAAAAACTTACACCAAATAAATCAAAGGCTAGATCTTTAATTATAGATAAAAAAGTACTTGTAAATAATGAAAAAATTATTAAACCTGGAACGCTATTTAACGAAACTAAGATTACAATCAAAATTATCAATAATGAAAGAAAATTTGTCTCAAGAGCAGGGAAGAAATTATTTAAAGCCGTTAATATCTGAAATATTGATCTTAAAAACAAAGTATGTCTTGATATTGGTTCATCAACTGGAGGTTTTACACAAGTTTGCTTAGAATCTGGCGCAAAAAAAGTCTATGCACTTGATGTGGGAACAAATCAACTGGAATGATCTTTACGAACAAATCCAAAAGTAATTTCTATGGAAAATACAAATTTTAGATATACAAAAAAAGAAGATTTTAAAGATACGATAGATTTTTTTTGTTGTGATGTTAGTTTTATTTCGCTTGAGAAGATTTTTCCTTCATTAAATAATATTATTGACGATAATATTTCTGGGGTATTATTAATAAAGCCACAATTTGAATTAACTGCAGCGGATGTAATTAAAGGAAAAATTACTTCAAGTGAATTGCACATAAAAGCAATTAATCAGATTTTTAAATATGCAAATAATAATAATTTTTCTGTAATGAAATTATCATTTTCTCCAATATTAGGTAATAAAAAACAAAATATTGAATACATTATGTTGGTAACTAAAACCAAAAATAACACTAATTCGATTATGAACGATGAAATTATAGCTATTGTGAATAATGCTTGAAAATATTTTAGTGAGGATGATAGTGATGTTGAATAA
- the coaE gene encoding dephospho-CoA kinase (Dephospho-CoA kinase (CoaE) performs the final step in coenzyme A biosynthesis.): MITIGIYGLMGTGKTTVVSYLVTHHGFLKIRADDISKEVLNYPEVEDFIKRHFPHAINAYGTIDRTRLRKYIFNSRRNNMKLGAIMWPLIRNRIIEIIELSNADKIVIEAANLPLLKVSFDYYMYIINSDSKILTKRLKRRDIRDELEIKRIMNFQKDVILNNENNFKERSILIDNNSTLEEFFKNIDNALDGIYLDYLAEHPEKSKNKAFEIPMPLFEETKMPNFLEELQPDELEKALSKIDRNAKKIRENKNKNNSNSANI, translated from the coding sequence ATGATTACTATTGGAATTTATGGATTAATGGGTACAGGTAAAACAACTGTTGTCAGTTACTTAGTTACACATCACGGTTTTTTAAAAATTAGAGCAGATGATATTTCAAAAGAAGTACTTAATTATCCAGAAGTTGAGGATTTTATAAAACGCCATTTCCCACATGCAATAAATGCTTATGGTACTATAGATCGTACTCGTTTAAGAAAATACATATTCAATTCAAGACGTAATAATATGAAATTAGGGGCAATCATGTGACCATTAATTCGTAATAGAATTATTGAAATCATTGAACTTTCTAATGCAGACAAAATTGTTATTGAAGCAGCTAATTTACCACTGTTGAAGGTATCATTTGACTATTATATGTATATCATTAACTCCGACTCAAAAATATTGACTAAACGCCTTAAAAGACGCGATATTCGTGATGAATTAGAAATAAAACGAATAATGAATTTCCAAAAAGATGTTATATTAAATAATGAAAATAATTTTAAAGAAAGAAGTATTTTAATAGATAACAACAGCACTTTAGAAGAATTCTTCAAAAACATTGACAACGCATTGGATGGCATTTATTTGGATTATTTAGCAGAACACCCAGAAAAAAGTAAAAATAAGGCCTTTGAAATACCAATGCCTTTATTTGAAGAAACAAAAATGCCAAATTTTCTAGAAGAATTACAACCAGATGAATTAGAAAAAGCATTATCTAAAATAGATAGAAATGCTAAAAAAATAAGAGAAAATAAGAACAAAAATAACAGTAATTCTGCCAATATTTAA
- the xseB gene encoding exodeoxyribonuclease VII small subunit gives MDKKNFDELIKNINEVIQKLESDSTSLEDSVPLFESGLKNIKEASERLSDLKQTVKKVLEDNSTEIILNE, from the coding sequence ATGGATAAAAAAAACTTTGACGAATTAATTAAAAATATAAATGAGGTAATTCAAAAATTAGAGTCTGATAGTACTTCACTGGAAGATTCAGTTCCGTTATTTGAATCTGGATTAAAAAATATAAAAGAAGCAAGTGAAAGATTATCTGATTTAAAACAAACAGTTAAAAAAGTTTTAGAAGATAATTCAACAGAAATTATTTTAAATGAGTAA
- a CDS encoding 1-deoxy-D-xylulose-5-phosphate synthase N-terminal domain-containing protein, which translates to MSKNYNLNWNDLYLKSDDELILIASEIRNYLIENITKTGGHIGSSLGLVELTLCLMKNFHQNKTAMLFDTGHNSHVYKILTYGWDIIKSLNTSTSSSVFQEMLENKFDYFSSGHSSTALSFLNGFQITKFKENLIAIVGDAAFENGISFEGLFSISQKEDKVIIILNDNGEGIGKNYLKSPNWKTFFESMKFNYYFCNEGNNIVALNKIIEQIKNTNQKSVLHIKTIKSLGLISKYQNDSNHFISNTTLNENDSQIIVSNLLKEELNDQNTFVINPGMTYASMQQDLISNKNFLDVGINEEHAILLAASLSSQNKKVYLSIYSTFFQREYDFFIHDVIRNKLPITFIIDKVGIQYNTGNSHHGIYDLSIVNLFNEVVIMQPRNKFELEKMFYFAKKNNSINVIRNEKLNLDSFLNIDFEFGQWEKVIFDSNNKILICYGDAVNEFEKIIKAKNIKIDLINARFINPIDIKLLDEIKDKEIIVYEQVIQKNNLATNIEKNINKKIKSICIETFFVGNGHKKDILKKNNLYYDDVLDQLTEG; encoded by the coding sequence ATGAGTAAAAATTATAATTTAAATTGAAATGATCTCTATTTAAAATCTGATGATGAACTAATTTTAATTGCAAGCGAAATTAGAAATTACCTGATAGAAAATATAACCAAAACAGGTGGGCATATTGGAAGTAGTTTAGGATTGGTAGAATTAACTTTATGTTTGATGAAAAATTTTCATCAAAATAAAACTGCTATGTTATTTGATACTGGTCATAATTCTCATGTATATAAAATATTAACATATGGATGAGATATAATTAAAAGCTTAAATACATCTACTAGCTCTTCTGTTTTTCAAGAAATGCTCGAAAACAAATTTGATTATTTTTCTTCTGGTCATTCTAGCACTGCACTATCTTTTTTAAATGGATTTCAAATAACAAAGTTTAAAGAAAACTTAATTGCGATAGTGGGAGATGCGGCTTTCGAAAACGGTATTTCATTTGAAGGCCTGTTTTCAATTTCACAAAAAGAAGATAAAGTTATAATTATTTTAAATGATAATGGTGAAGGAATAGGTAAAAATTATTTAAAATCTCCAAATTGAAAAACATTTTTTGAATCAATGAAATTTAATTATTATTTTTGTAATGAAGGAAATAATATTGTAGCTTTAAATAAAATAATTGAACAAATCAAAAATACTAATCAAAAAAGTGTTTTACATATAAAAACAATTAAGTCACTTGGTTTAATTTCAAAATATCAAAATGATAGCAATCATTTTATTTCAAATACAACATTAAATGAAAATGATTCCCAAATTATTGTTTCTAATTTACTGAAAGAAGAACTAAATGATCAAAATACATTTGTAATAAATCCAGGAATGACATATGCATCCATGCAACAAGACTTAATTTCAAATAAAAATTTTTTAGATGTCGGTATAAATGAAGAGCATGCAATTTTATTAGCCGCCTCGTTATCATCACAAAACAAAAAAGTCTATTTATCTATTTATTCGACATTTTTTCAGAGAGAATACGATTTTTTCATTCATGATGTAATTAGAAATAAACTACCCATTACATTTATTATTGATAAAGTAGGAATACAATACAATACTGGAAATAGTCATCATGGAATTTATGATTTATCTATAGTAAATTTATTTAATGAGGTTGTAATAATGCAACCAAGAAATAAATTTGAATTAGAAAAAATGTTTTATTTTGCAAAAAAAAATAATTCAATTAACGTCATCAGAAACGAAAAATTAAATTTAGATTCATTTTTGAATATTGATTTTGAATTTGGACAATGAGAAAAAGTAATTTTTGACAGCAATAATAAAATATTAATATGCTATGGTGATGCTGTTAATGAATTTGAAAAAATAATTAAAGCTAAAAATATAAAAATAGACTTAATAAATGCAAGATTTATAAATCCAATTGACATTAAATTATTAGATGAAATAAAAGATAAAGAAATAATAGTTTATGAACAAGTAATTCAAAAAAATAATTTAGCAACAAATATAGAAAAAAATATAAATAAAAAGATAAAATCAATCTGTATAGAAACATTTTTTGTAGGAAATGGTCATAAAAAAGACATTCTTAAAAAAAATAATTTATATTATGATGATGTATTAGATCAATTAACGGAGGGATAA